The following proteins are encoded in a genomic region of Comamonas resistens:
- a CDS encoding alpha/beta hydrolase, which translates to MDTANYHHGDAGAQISHGPASDGTHLALRDWPLASGVKARAQVLVVHGLGEHSGRYAALARRLNDWGFAVRGYDQYGHGLSGGPQGGLSSDMRLLDDLAVVLDGLRAEMPKNQAIVLLGHSMGGLVAADFVASGLRHVDALVLSSPALALHLTAVQKALMTGLPKLLPNLRVASGLKSRHLSHDPQVVQAYDTDALQHKRISARLARYMAEGGAHVLAKARNWCVPTLLLWAGQDKLVDPAGSAAFAQQAPASVVQAQCFESAYHEIFNERPELAAPVFARLQQWLDQRFPVA; encoded by the coding sequence ATGGACACAGCAAACTATCACCACGGGGATGCGGGAGCACAGATCAGTCATGGCCCAGCTTCGGATGGCACGCATTTGGCTTTGCGTGACTGGCCGCTGGCGTCAGGCGTCAAGGCTCGTGCGCAGGTACTGGTGGTGCATGGCCTGGGCGAACATAGTGGCCGTTACGCGGCGCTGGCGCGCAGGCTCAATGACTGGGGTTTTGCCGTGCGCGGCTATGACCAGTATGGGCATGGTCTCTCGGGCGGACCGCAAGGCGGTCTGAGCAGCGATATGCGGCTGCTTGACGATCTGGCCGTGGTGCTGGACGGCTTGCGGGCGGAGATGCCGAAAAATCAGGCCATCGTGCTATTGGGTCATAGCATGGGCGGTCTTGTGGCTGCAGATTTTGTGGCATCCGGTTTGCGCCATGTGGATGCTCTGGTACTGTCCTCGCCCGCGCTGGCGCTGCATCTGACTGCGGTACAAAAGGCCTTGATGACAGGCCTGCCCAAGTTGCTACCCAATCTGCGCGTGGCCAGCGGGCTGAAGTCGCGGCATCTATCGCATGATCCGCAGGTGGTGCAGGCCTATGACACCGATGCATTGCAGCACAAGCGCATCAGCGCAAGGCTGGCACGCTATATGGCTGAAGGCGGCGCGCATGTGCTGGCCAAGGCCCGCAACTGGTGTGTTCCGACCTTGCTGCTATGGGCCGGGCAGGACAAGCTGGTAGACCCCGCAGGCAGTGCGGCATTCGCGCAGCAGGCGCCGGCCAGTGTGGTGCAGGCCCAGTGCTTCGAGTCGGCCTATCACGAGATCTTCAACGAACGCCCCGAACTGGCCGCCCCCGTGTTTGCGCGGTTGCAGCAGTGGCTGGACCAGCGGTTTCCGGTGGCTTGA
- a CDS encoding M20 family metallopeptidase, translating into MTARLPATALDSVLALERVGRAWDEDILHQLTDYIRIPAKSPMFAPDWEQQGHIATVLRNAATWVEAQKVAGLKLEVIQQPGRTPVIFFEVEGTAEKASTSPTVLMYGHLDKQPEFEGWRSDLGPWTPKYEDGKLYGRGGADDGYAVYASVAAIQELKRQNVPHPRIVAIIETCEESGSADLLPYVELLRPRLGDVGLVICLDSGAGNYDQLWLTTSLRGMASGTLKVQILTEGVHSGDASGVVPSSFRIMRQVLDRLEDSKNGRVLPESFHCDVPADRMAQMRATAEILGENAYARFPWAHYDCGGSARVSLPTTTDPVEALVRRTWEPTLSVTGVDGMPSLQNAGNVLRPYTAFKLSLRLPPLVDAAACVQEMKALLEDNAPYDAKVTWEGMSSSSGWNAPGMDGWFEKALNAASRAHFGADCGYIGQGGTIPLMNMLSQGFPKAQMMVCGVLGPKSNAHGPNEFLHVPYAKKLTASVAEVIAAMARHQQASEQELAQA; encoded by the coding sequence ATGACCGCCCGTCTGCCTGCCACCGCGCTTGACTCCGTACTTGCTCTGGAGCGTGTGGGCCGTGCCTGGGATGAAGACATCCTGCACCAACTCACCGACTACATCCGCATTCCCGCCAAGTCGCCCATGTTTGCACCCGACTGGGAGCAGCAGGGCCATATTGCCACTGTGCTGCGCAACGCGGCCACATGGGTGGAGGCGCAGAAAGTGGCCGGGCTGAAACTGGAAGTGATTCAGCAGCCGGGCCGCACGCCCGTCATCTTCTTTGAAGTCGAAGGCACGGCCGAGAAAGCTTCAACCAGCCCCACGGTGCTGATGTACGGCCACCTGGACAAGCAGCCCGAATTCGAAGGCTGGCGCAGTGATCTGGGCCCGTGGACGCCCAAGTACGAGGACGGCAAGCTCTATGGCCGTGGCGGTGCCGACGACGGCTATGCCGTCTATGCCAGCGTGGCGGCGATTCAGGAACTCAAGCGCCAGAACGTGCCTCACCCGCGCATCGTAGCCATTATCGAAACCTGCGAGGAAAGCGGCTCGGCTGACCTGCTGCCCTATGTGGAACTGCTGCGCCCGCGCCTGGGCGATGTGGGGCTGGTGATCTGTCTCGACAGCGGGGCTGGCAACTACGACCAACTGTGGCTGACGACCAGCCTGCGCGGCATGGCCAGCGGCACACTCAAGGTGCAGATCCTGACCGAGGGCGTGCACTCGGGCGACGCCTCGGGCGTCGTACCCTCGTCGTTTCGTATCATGCGTCAGGTGCTGGACCGTCTGGAGGACAGCAAGAACGGGCGCGTGCTGCCCGAAAGCTTTCACTGCGATGTGCCTGCCGACCGCATGGCACAGATGCGTGCCACGGCGGAGATTCTGGGCGAAAACGCCTATGCACGCTTTCCCTGGGCGCACTATGACTGCGGTGGCTCGGCCCGTGTGTCCCTGCCCACCACCACCGACCCCGTCGAGGCGCTGGTACGCCGCACCTGGGAACCCACGCTGAGCGTGACCGGTGTGGACGGCATGCCCAGCCTGCAGAACGCCGGCAATGTGCTGCGCCCCTACACGGCCTTCAAGCTCAGCCTGCGTTTGCCGCCGCTGGTCGATGCCGCAGCCTGCGTGCAGGAGATGAAGGCCCTGCTGGAAGACAATGCGCCCTACGATGCCAAGGTGACCTGGGAAGGCATGTCCAGCTCCAGCGGCTGGAATGCGCCGGGCATGGATGGCTGGTTCGAGAAGGCGCTCAATGCGGCCAGCCGGGCCCACTTTGGCGCGGACTGCGGCTATATCGGGCAGGGCGGCACGATTCCGCTGATGAATATGCTGAGCCAGGGCTTTCCCAAGGCGCAGATGATGGTTTGCGGCGTACTCGGCCCCAAGAGCAATGCTCACGGCCCCAACGAGTTTCTGCATGTTCCCTATGCCAAGAAGCTCACTGCCTCGGTGGCTGAAGTGATTGCTGCCATGGCGCGCCATCAACAAGCCTCGGAGCAGGAGTTGGCGCAGGCCTGA
- a CDS encoding GGDEF domain-containing protein, which produces MLYTLRGMVPDWASIVVSNMLLAGTFAMALGAVSQFRGQAMPWARMLVPVAAMTLLFALFIDDYRARIIVAGVLAPVQLGMVLWVLWRPQPPAQLRGAWLFSVGLGLQFALLAVRGMLAALDAIPLDGLMHGSPMQSFVFMAAFVVVILTSLGFILMAKDRAEADNRYFAVHDELTGAANRRALTQTLDRDVARAVRAGEPYALMMLDIDHFKVVNDSYGHHAGDQVLRHVVAVLRERIRAQDLVGRYGGEEFMLLLPNTTLSGGAALAETLREVMEQTPCMHEGRSIAVTVSIGVCGAYLENASNWDYLIQAADQALYRAKAAGRNRVECADLPRRAYA; this is translated from the coding sequence GTGCTGTACACGCTGCGCGGCATGGTTCCAGACTGGGCCAGCATCGTGGTGTCGAACATGCTGCTGGCCGGCACCTTTGCCATGGCGCTGGGGGCCGTATCTCAGTTCAGGGGGCAGGCCATGCCCTGGGCCCGCATGCTGGTGCCGGTGGCGGCGATGACCCTGCTGTTCGCGCTCTTCATTGATGACTACCGTGCGCGCATCATCGTGGCGGGTGTGCTGGCTCCTGTACAGCTTGGCATGGTGCTATGGGTGCTGTGGCGACCGCAACCGCCGGCGCAGTTGCGCGGGGCCTGGCTGTTTTCCGTGGGCCTGGGGCTGCAGTTCGCGCTGCTTGCCGTGCGTGGCATGCTGGCCGCCCTGGATGCCATTCCGCTCGACGGCCTGATGCATGGAAGTCCCATGCAGTCCTTTGTCTTCATGGCGGCGTTTGTCGTCGTCATCCTGACGTCGCTGGGCTTCATCCTCATGGCCAAGGACAGAGCCGAGGCCGACAACCGTTACTTCGCCGTGCATGACGAACTGACCGGGGCTGCCAATCGCCGCGCCCTGACCCAGACGCTGGATCGTGATGTGGCGCGTGCCGTGCGGGCTGGCGAGCCTTACGCTCTGATGATGCTCGACATCGACCACTTCAAGGTGGTCAACGATAGCTACGGCCACCATGCGGGTGACCAGGTACTGCGCCATGTGGTGGCCGTGTTGCGCGAGAGGATACGGGCCCAGGATCTGGTGGGCCGTTACGGCGGCGAGGAGTTCATGCTGCTGCTGCCCAACACCACACTCAGCGGCGGGGCCGCGCTGGCCGAGACACTGCGTGAAGTCATGGAGCAGACACCCTGCATGCATGAGGGGCGCTCCATCGCCGTCACGGTGAGCATCGGTGTGTGTGGTGCCTACCTGGAAAATGCCAGCAACTGGGACTATCTGATCCAGGCGGCAGATCAGGCGCTGTACCGGGCCAAGGCGGCCGGGCGCAACCGCGTCGAGTGCGCGGATCTGCCGCGCCGCGCCTATGCCTGA
- the metW gene encoding methionine biosynthesis protein MetW, whose product MTELTTMKAIAQLVPQGARVLDLGCGDGALLEHLVRERGCTGYGVELDDANVLACTRRGVNVLQLNLEDGLAIFGDNSFDVVLQIDTLQHLRNAEVMLQETARIGKQGVVAFPNFAHWQNRLSVLRGRMPVTRRLPYQWYDTPNIRVGTYKDFEVLATKNRLRILDSFGLQGGEVVRSLPNLLATTAVFHFEHA is encoded by the coding sequence ATGACCGAGTTGACCACCATGAAAGCCATTGCCCAACTGGTGCCTCAGGGCGCACGCGTGCTTGATCTTGGTTGTGGCGACGGCGCGCTGCTGGAGCATCTGGTGCGCGAACGCGGCTGTACCGGCTATGGCGTGGAGCTGGACGACGCCAATGTGCTGGCCTGTACACGCCGCGGCGTCAACGTGCTGCAGCTCAATCTGGAGGACGGCCTGGCCATCTTCGGCGACAACAGCTTTGATGTCGTGCTGCAGATCGACACCTTGCAGCATCTGCGCAATGCCGAGGTGATGCTGCAAGAGACGGCCCGTATCGGCAAGCAGGGCGTGGTTGCCTTTCCCAACTTCGCGCACTGGCAAAACCGTCTGTCGGTGCTGCGCGGGCGCATGCCGGTCACGCGCCGCCTGCCCTATCAGTGGTACGACACGCCGAACATCCGCGTAGGCACATACAAGGACTTCGAGGTGCTGGCCACCAAGAACCGGCTGCGCATTCTGGACTCCTTCGGGCTGCAGGGTGGAGAGGTGGTGCGCAGCTTGCCCAATCTGTTGGCGACCACGGCGGTGTTTCACTTCGAGCACGCCTAG